The Embleya scabrispora genome contains the following window.
TCGACGCGGGAAGCCGTCGTTGCCGGGGTGGAGTTCCGGACTCGTCGTCCGACGCGGGCGGCGGAAGCCGGAGGAAAAGAGGGTGCTGTGAGATCGACCGTCGGACGGTCACGTCGCATTGTGTCCGATACGCGACACGTGGACAGCCATAAATCGAGCCGAACCCACGGCCGGAATCACCGGCGGCCGGACCGACCGCCCCGCTTACCCTGCGGCGGCGAAACGGGTGCGGACCGGCCACCGGAATCCACCCGGCGCACCGTGCCCTGCGGTGATGCCGGCGTCGACACCGACCGACGTCACACACCGCCACCTCCACACCGCACGCGCACTCTCGCGCCACACCCCCGCGCGGCGAAACCACGTGTCCGTTTCCCACCGGCCGAACGCGAATCCCGTCCTCCGGCGCGGCGTTGCCCTCCCGCGGGAGTCGCGATCGGCCGGCTTGCCCGAGTCGGCCAAGTACAGCACGCTGGGCCTCGGGCACGTGGGCCGACTGCGAGCCCGGATCGCGCATCGATGAGTTTCCCGCGTCGCGCCGGTCCATACCCCGGACACCCCCGGACGGAAGGCCGCGCCATGCGGAAACTGATCTATGGCATGAACTCGACCCTGGACGGCTACATCGCCGCGGCCGGCGACGACATCGGCTGGGGCGGGCCGCGGAACGACGAGTTGTTCCAGTGGTGGCTCGACCACGAACAGGCGAGTGGCTTGTCGCTGTACGGGCGCAAACTGTGGGAGACGATGAGTTCCTACTGGCCGACCGGCGACCAACAGCCCAACGCCACCCCGGCGGAGATCGAGTTCGCGCGGAACTGGCGCGACACGCCGAAAGTGGTGTTCTCCTCGACGATCGAACACGTCGACTGGAACACCCGCCTGGTCACCGGCGACGCGATCACGGAGATCACCGGGCTCAAGGCAGAGGACGGTGGCCCGATGACCATCGGCGGCGCAACGCTCGCCGGGACGGCCATGCGCGCCGGGCTGATCGACGAGTACGTGATCGCCACCCATCCGGTTCTGGTGGGCGGCGGCACGCCGCTGTTCACCGCGCTGGACAACTGGGTGAACCTGAAGCTGGTGGAGACGAGGACGGTTCCCGGCGGCGTGGTTCTGACCAGGTACGAGACGAGGCGCTGAGCACCACCGCCGACGCGCCGGCCCTGCGGTAAGCCGGCGCGGACCGGTTCGCGGCGATCGTTCGCCCGTGTCCGGATGTACCGCCGTCGCAACGAACACGGGGGGGTTGGGCACCACCGGACTCAGGGCGTCTCCTCCAGGCGGCGGCGTTCCTCGGCGGTCCACTTACGGGTGTCCCTCGGGCGGACATACGGTTCCCGGCCCTCGGGAAGCCCACCGGCGATCGCGCGTCGCCGGGCGAGCTCGGCGTCGAACTCCAGCCCGAGCAGGACCGCGAGATTGGTGATCCACAACCACACCAAAAAGATGATCACGCCCGCGAGCGTTCCGTACGTCTTGTTGTAGGAGGCGAAGTTCGCGACGTAGAAGGCGAACCCGGCGGAGGCGAGCATCCAGATCACCAGGGCCACGAGGCTGCCCGGGGTCACCCACGCGAAGCCGCGACCGGCGGCGTTCGGCGCCGCCCAGTACAGGATCGCGATCATCATCGTCACGACCACGACCAGGATCGGCCACTTCACGATCG
Protein-coding sequences here:
- a CDS encoding dihydrofolate reductase family protein, whose protein sequence is MRKLIYGMNSTLDGYIAAAGDDIGWGGPRNDELFQWWLDHEQASGLSLYGRKLWETMSSYWPTGDQQPNATPAEIEFARNWRDTPKVVFSSTIEHVDWNTRLVTGDAITEITGLKAEDGGPMTIGGATLAGTAMRAGLIDEYVIATHPVLVGGGTPLFTALDNWVNLKLVETRTVPGGVVLTRYETRR